One genomic region from Candidatus Rokuibacteriota bacterium encodes:
- a CDS encoding GGDEF domain-containing protein produces MRYPMERQAAFAGQRVKQKICLALTLSSVIPMLILTYSLYAHVLPFLDPVLHFRDLVWFEALLIFTGLLMLAGGFVIWDLATAVSHAAAAVTEAGQVEEITAARSDEIGTLMASFTRMLGTIKQQAAEVSQYAERLEGAYRELELTSARLKEFSFTDEVTGLYNRRFFSVRLEEEVSRSRRFHHPVSVVMLDVDGLNAINDALGRGAGDETLRIVADIITRYSRGINVVCRHAADTFAVLLVETAKTGAGLYAERIRQVLAAYPFAHGRRVTASFGVASLPEDVAPSADELIRAAGEALFRAKRAGKDRICLYEAAPGSPVEVEATRA; encoded by the coding sequence ATGCGTTACCCCATGGAGCGGCAGGCGGCGTTCGCGGGCCAGCGGGTCAAGCAGAAGATCTGTCTGGCGCTCACGCTGTCCTCCGTGATCCCCATGCTGATCCTGACCTATTCGCTCTATGCCCACGTGCTGCCCTTTCTCGACCCGGTCCTGCACTTCCGCGACCTGGTCTGGTTCGAGGCGCTCCTGATCTTCACGGGGCTTCTCATGCTGGCCGGGGGGTTCGTGATCTGGGACCTGGCGACGGCCGTCTCCCACGCCGCCGCGGCGGTGACCGAGGCCGGGCAGGTCGAGGAGATCACGGCGGCGCGGTCGGACGAGATCGGCACGCTGATGGCCTCGTTCACCCGCATGCTCGGAACCATCAAGCAGCAGGCGGCGGAGGTCAGCCAGTACGCCGAGCGCCTCGAGGGAGCCTACCGGGAGCTCGAGCTCACCAGCGCCCGGCTCAAGGAGTTCTCCTTCACGGACGAGGTGACGGGGCTCTACAACCGGCGCTTCTTCTCCGTGCGGCTCGAGGAGGAGGTGTCCCGGTCTCGCCGGTTCCACCACCCCGTCTCGGTGGTGATGCTGGACGTGGACGGGCTCAACGCCATCAACGACGCGCTCGGGCGCGGCGCGGGCGACGAGACGCTCAGGATCGTCGCCGACATCATCACGAGGTACTCGCGAGGCATCAACGTGGTCTGCCGGCACGCGGCGGACACCTTCGCCGTCCTGCTGGTGGAGACCGCCAAGACCGGTGCGGGGCTGTACGCCGAGCGCATCCGCCAGGTGCTGGCCGCCTACCCGTTCGCCCACGGCCGGCGCGTCACGGCGAGCTTCGGCGTCGCCTCGCTGCCCGAAGACGTGGCCCCCTCGGCGGACGAGCTGATCCGGGCGGCCGGCGAGGCGCTCTTCAGGGCGAAGCGGGCCGGCAAGGACCGCATCTGCCTCTACGAGGCCGCACCGGGTTCCCCCGTGGAAGTGGAGGCAACGCGCGCATGA